One stretch of Segatella copri DNA includes these proteins:
- a CDS encoding putative toxin-antitoxin system toxin component, PIN family, with product MQRNIVLDTNCLLQIIARKSKNYFLWEGFLNGDYCLCFTTEILEEYEEILCLKTNRLIATMVLEIITQAPNTQRVDAHYHWNLITQNPDDNKFVDCAVFANADFIVSDDKHFKDLENIDFPRVLVVRLEEFARLYRNPDAN from the coding sequence ATGCAGAGAAATATCGTCTTAGATACCAACTGTCTCTTGCAGATAATTGCAAGAAAAAGCAAGAATTATTTCTTATGGGAAGGATTCTTGAATGGAGACTATTGTCTCTGCTTTACAACTGAAATTTTAGAAGAATACGAAGAAATACTTTGTTTAAAAACGAATCGATTAATAGCAACTATGGTATTAGAGATTATAACTCAAGCTCCAAATACCCAAAGAGTTGATGCTCATTATCATTGGAATCTTATCACACAGAATCCCGATGATAATAAGTTTGTAGATTGTGCAGTCTTTGCTAATGCCGATTTCATTGTATCAGATGATAAACATTTCAAAGATTTAGAAAACATCGATTTTCCAAGAGTACTAGTAGTTAGATTAGAAGAGTTTGCCAGATTATACCGAAATCCTGATGCCAATTAA
- a CDS encoding DMT family protein, with amino-acid sequence MNGLYTILLLVLSNIFMTLAWYGHLKLQQTGVSSNWPLIGVIAFSWAIAFFEYCCQVPANRIGFVDNGGPFNLVQLKVIQECVSLIVFAIIANILFQGQGLHWNHFAAFCCLIAAVYFVFMK; translated from the coding sequence ATGAACGGATTGTATACTATATTATTATTGGTGCTGAGCAACATCTTCATGACGCTGGCTTGGTACGGACACCTCAAATTGCAACAAACGGGCGTGAGCAGCAACTGGCCTCTTATCGGTGTCATCGCCTTCAGTTGGGCCATCGCCTTCTTCGAATATTGCTGTCAGGTACCAGCCAACCGCATCGGTTTCGTGGATAATGGCGGACCGTTTAATCTGGTCCAGCTCAAGGTGATTCAGGAATGCGTATCACTCATCGTCTTCGCCATCATCGCCAATATCCTCTTTCAGGGACAGGGATTGCACTGGAATCATTTCGCAGCCTTCTGCTGCCTGATTGCAGCCGTTTATTTCGTATTCATGAAATAG
- a CDS encoding MBL fold metallo-hydrolase: MLKFISFGSGSSGNCYYLYTDTDSILIDVGVGIRILKKHFHNYGLRFEDVHHVLITHDHADHVKSVGSLSTDYHLPVYTTRKVHQGIERNYCVRKKIEPNHARVIEKNVTFTLGEFKITPFGVPHDSTDNVGYFVECGGVNFCLITDVGHITEEMHDFIGRANYLVLEANHSVEMLQQGHYPQYLKDRILGDNGHLSNDDCGEALANYATPELHHVWLCHLSEENNHPELARKTVEQILRSKGIIAGKDFQLEVLKRKTPSEIYKLV, encoded by the coding sequence ATGCTGAAATTTATATCCTTTGGCAGTGGAAGTAGTGGCAATTGCTATTATCTTTACACTGATACGGATTCGATACTGATAGACGTAGGAGTAGGAATAAGAATATTGAAGAAGCATTTCCATAACTATGGACTTCGCTTCGAGGATGTGCATCACGTCCTCATCACGCATGACCACGCCGACCATGTAAAGTCGGTGGGGAGTCTGAGTACTGACTATCATCTACCGGTATATACGACCCGTAAAGTACATCAAGGCATCGAGCGCAACTATTGTGTTCGAAAGAAGATAGAGCCTAACCATGCTCGTGTGATAGAGAAGAACGTAACTTTCACACTGGGCGAGTTTAAGATTACTCCGTTCGGCGTACCCCACGACAGTACCGACAATGTTGGCTATTTCGTGGAGTGCGGAGGTGTGAACTTCTGCCTCATCACCGATGTGGGGCATATTACTGAAGAGATGCACGACTTTATCGGTCGTGCCAACTATCTTGTGCTCGAGGCGAACCATAGTGTAGAGATGCTCCAGCAGGGGCATTATCCCCAGTATCTGAAGGATCGCATTCTGGGAGATAACGGTCATCTGAGCAACGACGATTGTGGCGAGGCGCTTGCCAATTATGCTACACCGGAGCTTCATCACGTCTGGCTCTGTCATCTCAGCGAGGAGAACAACCATCCTGAGCTGGCACGCAAAACCGTGGAGCAGATTCTGCGCAGCAAAGGCATCATAGCCGGCAAGGACTTCCAGCTGGAAGTATTGAAGCGCAAGACGCCGAGCGAAATCTATAAGCTGGTGTAG
- a CDS encoding BamA/TamA family outer membrane protein, with amino-acid sequence MVPEGEYILNKVEVKSDSAGYNAGALKQYVRQKEKPKLFSLFKNPFSKKPVIYDTLQARLSCQDLLTAMQNQGFMHAGVSLYTTKKGKKLDATYLLHPGEPFMIGKVKYEVEDEHIQQLLHLDNPDNQQIKPGMRFTVETLDNERRRISSLLTNDGYFRFHKDFIQFSADTIAGQKDIALTLHLMKYKANSNAPEVDHPRYEIRNINYLSNDSDRIHLRHQVLLNATALREGRPYSAAALQRTYNNFARLQAVKYTNISFSEVPDSNQVTENGMERDSISRQMDCNIQISTNKPSTIAFQPEGTNTAGDLGAAASLTYTNRNLFRGSEQLSIELRGAYEAITGLEGYQDQNYTEYSVEGKLVFPRFVAPFLSRNFRRRQTANSELSASWNLQNRPEFHRRVFSTAWRYRWTEPRHHLAWRFDLLDLNYVYMPWISETFKRDYLDNAENRNAILRYNYEDLFIMKMGFGLSYSDGVDAVRVNVESSGNLLSGVSKAFGFKVNSQGQRTLFNIAYAQYAKFDVDYTHLMQFDKRNALALHAGIGVAYPYGNSTMLPFEKRYFSGGANSVRGWGVRELGPGKFKGTDGRIDFINQTGDVKLDLNAEYRTSLFWKFEGAAFIDAGNIWTLRNYQDQPGGQFKIDEFYKQIAVAYGLGLRLNFDYFILRLDMGMKAINPAYGTKEEHWAIIHPKLDRDFAFHFAVGLPF; translated from the coding sequence ATGGTGCCGGAAGGGGAGTATATATTAAATAAGGTGGAAGTGAAGAGCGACTCGGCAGGGTATAATGCCGGGGCGCTCAAGCAGTATGTGCGCCAGAAAGAGAAGCCGAAACTCTTCTCGCTCTTCAAGAATCCTTTCAGCAAGAAGCCTGTCATCTACGATACTTTGCAGGCGCGGCTCTCCTGTCAGGATCTGCTTACTGCCATGCAGAACCAGGGGTTCATGCATGCCGGGGTGTCGCTCTATACCACCAAGAAAGGAAAGAAACTGGATGCTACCTATCTGTTGCATCCCGGAGAACCTTTTATGATAGGTAAGGTGAAATATGAGGTGGAAGATGAACATATCCAGCAACTTCTGCATCTCGATAACCCCGATAATCAGCAGATTAAGCCGGGTATGAGATTTACGGTTGAAACATTGGATAATGAGCGCAGGCGTATCTCCAGCCTTCTGACCAATGATGGCTATTTCCGCTTTCATAAAGATTTTATCCAGTTTTCTGCCGATACGATTGCGGGACAGAAGGATATCGCCCTGACGCTCCACCTGATGAAGTATAAGGCAAACAGTAATGCTCCTGAGGTTGATCATCCCCGATATGAAATCAGAAACATCAACTATCTGAGTAATGACAGCGACCGAATCCATCTGCGCCATCAGGTTTTGCTCAATGCCACTGCTCTCAGAGAAGGCCGTCCCTACAGCGCCGCTGCCTTGCAGCGCACCTATAACAACTTTGCCCGTCTGCAGGCGGTGAAGTATACCAATATCAGTTTTTCTGAAGTTCCTGACAGCAACCAGGTTACGGAGAACGGAATGGAGAGGGACAGCATCAGCCGGCAGATGGATTGCAATATCCAGATTAGTACCAACAAGCCTTCTACCATCGCCTTCCAGCCGGAAGGAACCAATACGGCGGGCGACTTGGGAGCTGCTGCATCGCTCACTTATACCAACCGAAATCTCTTCAGAGGTAGTGAGCAGCTGAGCATCGAACTTCGTGGAGCCTACGAGGCTATTACCGGTCTGGAGGGGTATCAGGATCAGAACTATACTGAATATTCGGTTGAAGGCAAACTGGTTTTCCCTCGTTTCGTGGCGCCTTTCCTTTCAAGAAATTTCAGAAGAAGACAGACGGCAAACAGCGAGTTGTCGGCAAGTTGGAATCTTCAGAACCGTCCGGAGTTTCATCGCCGCGTATTCTCTACTGCCTGGCGTTATCGCTGGACAGAACCGCGTCATCACCTGGCTTGGCGTTTCGACCTGCTCGATCTCAACTATGTGTATATGCCATGGATATCCGAGACTTTCAAGAGAGACTATCTCGATAATGCAGAAAACAGAAATGCCATCCTCCGCTACAATTACGAAGACCTGTTTATCATGAAGATGGGCTTCGGTTTGAGTTATAGCGATGGGGTAGATGCTGTGCGAGTGAATGTAGAGAGTTCGGGCAATCTGCTGAGCGGTGTTTCCAAGGCTTTCGGTTTCAAGGTGAACAGCCAGGGGCAGCGTACATTATTTAATATAGCTTATGCCCAGTATGCCAAGTTTGATGTAGATTATACCCATCTGATGCAGTTTGATAAGCGCAATGCTCTGGCGCTGCATGCGGGTATCGGTGTGGCTTATCCTTACGGCAACAGTACGATGCTACCTTTCGAAAAGCGTTATTTCTCGGGTGGTGCCAACTCGGTAAGAGGTTGGGGCGTAAGAGAATTAGGTCCGGGCAAGTTTAAGGGAACTGACGGCAGAATAGATTTCATCAACCAGACGGGTGATGTGAAGCTCGACTTGAATGCAGAATACCGCACTTCGCTCTTCTGGAAGTTTGAGGGCGCAGCGTTTATCGATGCCGGTAATATCTGGACACTTCGCAATTATCAGGATCAGCCTGGCGGCCAGTTCAAGATAGATGAATTCTATAAACAGATAGCTGTAGCCTATGGCTTAGGTCTTAGGTTGAATTTCGATTACTTCATTCTCCGTCTGGATATGGGTATGAAGGCAATCAATCCAGCTTACGGAACGAAGGAAGAGCATTGGGCGATTATCCACCCGAAACTAGACCGCGATTTCGCCTTCCATTTCGCAGTAGGTTTGCCGTTCTAA
- a CDS encoding RNA methyltransferase, protein MISKNKIKYIRSLELKKNRNKEGKFVAEGFKVVDDLLALQPADLIVATGEWLRGKHFGAETEVIEVTDEELKKVSFLQHPQQVLAVFKQATSGDYSINSSELSLALDGVQDPGNLGTIIRIADWFGITHIYCSQDTADVYNPKVVQATMGSIARVKVEYGDLLGLVESLPADVPVYGTLLDGDNIYQQKLENHGLIVMGNEGKGISPALAKKVNHKLLIPNFPEGRATADSLNVAIATAITCSEFRRNF, encoded by the coding sequence ATGATTAGCAAGAATAAAATAAAGTACATACGTTCGCTCGAACTGAAGAAGAACAGAAATAAAGAAGGAAAGTTCGTGGCAGAAGGTTTCAAGGTGGTAGACGATCTGCTCGCTCTGCAACCTGCCGACCTGATTGTGGCTACCGGCGAATGGCTCCGGGGCAAACACTTCGGGGCTGAAACCGAAGTGATAGAGGTTACTGATGAAGAACTGAAGAAGGTGAGTTTCCTGCAACATCCGCAGCAGGTCCTTGCCGTATTCAAACAGGCAACATCAGGAGATTACTCTATTAATAGCAGCGAACTGAGTCTGGCGCTCGACGGCGTTCAGGACCCGGGCAACCTGGGCACCATCATCCGCATCGCCGACTGGTTTGGCATCACCCATATCTACTGCAGTCAGGATACTGCCGACGTATACAATCCGAAGGTGGTGCAGGCCACGATGGGCAGCATAGCAAGAGTGAAGGTAGAATATGGCGACCTGCTGGGACTGGTAGAATCACTTCCTGCCGATGTTCCCGTTTACGGCACCCTGCTCGATGGCGACAACATCTATCAGCAAAAGCTCGAAAACCATGGACTCATCGTGATGGGAAACGAAGGAAAAGGCATCTCGCCTGCTCTGGCAAAGAAGGTGAATCACAAGCTGCTCATCCCTAACTTTCCGGAAGGTAGAGCTACCGCCGACAGTCTGAATGTGGCTATCGCTACCGCCATTACCTGCTCAGAATTCAGAAGAAACTTTTAA
- a CDS encoding DUF975 family protein, whose translation MEVNELFKHRSITSCMRASYDTITSDFRSLVKQTWTTHVPFAVLLAIVLYFLLPNKPLHDWGAVNPMASFILQTIIYGATIVMAIVSFWHLLPRKQLCPKGEKRKIGKSLLRILRHFGGFFLTSFLGMIIVGIATFIAALPSIILIIAQFYSQLGALDGDPLGVPGYFTPLLFLVFTITFLLIIYALSWLGISLAYQFGSYKVQDEEKQRMKESQKMATTEIEKY comes from the coding sequence ATGGAAGTAAATGAATTATTTAAGCATCGCAGTATAACTTCCTGCATGAGAGCATCATACGATACCATAACAAGTGACTTCAGATCACTCGTAAAACAGACATGGACTACCCATGTTCCATTTGCAGTATTGCTGGCTATCGTACTCTATTTCCTCCTCCCCAACAAACCGCTTCACGATTGGGGAGCCGTGAATCCGATGGCTTCATTCATTCTGCAAACCATCATTTACGGAGCCACTATCGTGATGGCTATCGTATCATTCTGGCATCTTCTGCCAAGAAAGCAGCTGTGTCCTAAGGGCGAAAAGCGCAAGATAGGAAAATCCCTCCTCCGCATTCTCCGCCACTTCGGAGGTTTCTTTCTGACCAGTTTTCTCGGCATGATTATTGTAGGCATCGCTACCTTTATCGCAGCCCTGCCTTCCATCATCCTCATCATCGCACAGTTCTATTCACAGCTCGGTGCACTTGATGGCGACCCGCTCGGTGTGCCGGGTTATTTCACCCCACTCCTCTTCCTGGTGTTCACCATCACCTTCCTGCTCATCATCTATGCCCTGAGCTGGCTTGGCATTTCACTTGCCTATCAATTCGGCTCTTACAAGGTGCAAGACGAAGAGAAACAGAGAATGAAGGAAAGCCAGAAGATGGCAACTACAGAGATAGAAAAATATTAA
- the hisB gene encoding bifunctional histidinol-phosphatase/imidazoleglycerol-phosphate dehydratase HisB, whose product MKQTRLLFIDRDGTLIQEPEDEQIDSFEKLVFTKGVFRNLAFIAQHTDYELVMVSNQDGLGTDSFPENTFWPVHNFIIQTLESEGIHFAKQHIDRHFPEDNSPMRKPGTGMLTEYIDNPAYDMGNSYVIGDRETDAQLAENLGCKSLILGKNGMDWDKIAEILFAGDRIAEVKRTTKETDIYIKVNLDGSGKCDISTGLGFFDHMLEQIGKHGMMDLTIHTKGDLYVDEHHTIEDTGIALGECLLQALGDKRGIERYGYSLPMDDCLCQVALDFGGRPWLIWDAEFHREKVGEMPTEMFKHFFKSLSDAAKMNLNIKAEGENEHHKIEGIFKALARSLKMAVKRDIYHFELPSSKGML is encoded by the coding sequence ATGAAACAGACAAGATTACTCTTCATCGACCGCGATGGAACGCTGATTCAGGAACCAGAGGACGAACAGATTGACAGCTTCGAGAAGCTGGTATTCACCAAGGGCGTGTTCCGCAATCTCGCCTTCATTGCCCAGCACACCGACTACGAGCTGGTGATGGTGAGCAACCAGGACGGCTTGGGTACCGACTCCTTCCCGGAGAACACCTTCTGGCCAGTACACAACTTCATCATCCAGACTCTGGAGAGCGAAGGCATCCACTTCGCCAAGCAGCACATCGACCGCCACTTCCCAGAGGATAACTCGCCAATGAGAAAGCCGGGCACAGGCATGCTGACCGAATACATCGACAATCCCGCCTACGATATGGGAAACAGTTATGTAATCGGTGACCGTGAAACCGATGCCCAACTTGCAGAAAACCTGGGTTGCAAGAGTCTGATTCTCGGAAAGAATGGCATGGACTGGGATAAGATTGCCGAGATTCTCTTTGCCGGCGACCGCATCGCAGAGGTGAAGCGCACCACCAAGGAAACGGATATCTACATCAAGGTAAATCTCGATGGTTCAGGAAAATGCGACATTTCTACCGGTCTCGGTTTCTTCGACCACATGCTGGAACAGATAGGCAAGCACGGCATGATGGACCTCACCATCCATACCAAGGGCGACCTCTATGTGGATGAGCATCATACCATTGAAGATACGGGAATTGCACTGGGCGAATGCCTGCTGCAGGCTTTAGGTGACAAGCGCGGAATAGAAAGATACGGCTACAGTCTGCCAATGGATGATTGTCTCTGTCAGGTAGCATTGGATTTCGGTGGCCGTCCATGGCTGATCTGGGATGCCGAATTCCACAGAGAGAAGGTAGGTGAAATGCCAACCGAGATGTTCAAGCATTTCTTCAAGAGTCTGAGTGATGCGGCAAAGATGAACCTCAACATCAAGGCTGAGGGCGAGAACGAGCATCATAAGATAGAAGGCATCTTCAAGGCACTTGCCCGTTCGCTGAAAATGGCGGTGAAGAGAGACATCTACCACTTCGAGCTTCCTAGCTCTAAGGGAATGCTGTAA
- a CDS encoding porin translates to MKKKTYLLIALSMVSMGMNAQNSEKSSLGNDVPEFVKTMKIGGTIRSKYEYQTEEGEGRFEVRTARINVAGNVTKEVSYKAEIDLCDEGKIKMLDAYTRIKPWKTLQFTIGQERVPFTIDAHRSPHQQYFANRSFIAKQVGNVRDVGAEIGYTWNVGFPIVVNAGIFNGSGLTNQKDYWTKGVNYSAKAQFLFPNVNLVLSTQKIKPSDITVTMYDGGITFHKGGFIAEAEYLYKHYSKNAFHDVHAFDGFVCYDIPVANPKSIIRKVSPLARYDFMSDHSDGTRYGGSDTELGALKINDYKRHRVTGGVTLSLAKPFISDIRINYEKYFYRKGGIAKVSEKDKIVVEFMTKF, encoded by the coding sequence ATGAAGAAGAAAACGTATCTGTTGATAGCACTGTCTATGGTGTCGATGGGAATGAATGCCCAAAACTCAGAAAAGAGTTCTCTTGGAAACGATGTGCCTGAATTCGTCAAGACAATGAAGATAGGTGGAACCATCCGTTCTAAGTATGAATACCAAACCGAAGAAGGGGAGGGACGATTTGAGGTGCGTACGGCCCGTATCAATGTAGCAGGAAATGTAACAAAGGAGGTTAGTTATAAGGCTGAGATTGATCTCTGTGATGAGGGTAAGATCAAGATGCTCGACGCTTATACCCGCATCAAGCCTTGGAAGACACTGCAGTTTACCATCGGTCAGGAGCGTGTGCCATTCACTATTGATGCTCACCGTTCTCCTCATCAGCAGTACTTCGCCAACCGCTCGTTCATCGCCAAGCAGGTGGGCAACGTGCGCGACGTGGGTGCCGAAATCGGATACACCTGGAATGTAGGTTTCCCTATCGTGGTGAATGCCGGTATCTTCAACGGTTCGGGCTTGACCAACCAGAAGGATTACTGGACCAAGGGTGTTAACTATTCTGCCAAGGCTCAGTTCCTCTTCCCGAATGTCAACCTGGTGTTGAGCACCCAGAAGATCAAGCCATCTGATATTACGGTAACGATGTATGATGGCGGTATCACCTTCCACAAGGGTGGTTTCATTGCTGAGGCTGAGTATCTTTACAAACATTACAGCAAGAATGCCTTCCACGATGTTCATGCATTCGATGGTTTCGTATGCTATGACATTCCGGTGGCTAATCCTAAGAGCATCATCAGGAAGGTTTCGCCTTTGGCACGATATGATTTCATGAGCGACCATAGTGATGGTACCCGATATGGCGGTTCTGATACCGAACTCGGTGCCTTGAAGATCAATGATTACAAGCGCCATCGTGTTACGGGCGGTGTAACCCTGAGCCTTGCCAAGCCATTCATCTCGGATATCCGTATCAACTACGAGAAATATTTCTATCGTAAAGGTGGTATAGCTAAAGTTTCAGAAAAAGATAAGATTGTTGTGGAGTTCATGACAAAGTTCTAA
- a CDS encoding leucine-rich repeat domain-containing protein, with protein MKENKKAILDILKKKSKKDGKFENLVLNLALQKIDSDNFEFDGEAVYTADKKRLVYYMNHDASFTIPEGVEIIGEMAFRGKKQLSHVIIPSTVKEIEHDAFYDCDELDNIYIPASVKAIKAYAFAECDKLKKITFAGTPEKLSRHTFDDCDLLHDIIVPAGSSKFFRKELHFIDGDTDFLVLEVPGKDPKEPSKNKKDEKVSEKKANAEKKEKTSEKKANLEKKEKTSEKKTVEENTEKKETSEKKNNKAKKESAKTK; from the coding sequence ATGAAGGAAAACAAAAAAGCGATTTTGGATATTCTTAAGAAGAAATCCAAGAAAGACGGTAAGTTTGAAAACTTGGTTCTCAACCTCGCCTTACAGAAGATTGACAGCGATAACTTTGAGTTTGACGGCGAGGCAGTCTATACCGCCGACAAGAAGCGCTTGGTTTACTACATGAACCATGATGCCAGTTTTACGATTCCTGAGGGAGTAGAGATTATCGGAGAGATGGCATTCCGTGGCAAGAAACAACTGTCTCATGTCATCATCCCTAGTACGGTGAAGGAGATAGAACATGATGCATTCTATGATTGTGATGAATTGGATAATATTTATATACCTGCCAGCGTGAAAGCTATCAAAGCATACGCTTTCGCTGAATGCGACAAACTGAAGAAGATTACTTTCGCAGGGACTCCAGAAAAGTTGAGCCGTCATACTTTCGATGACTGCGACCTGTTGCACGACATCATCGTTCCTGCCGGCAGCAGCAAGTTCTTCCGTAAAGAGCTTCACTTCATCGACGGAGATACTGATTTCCTCGTATTGGAAGTACCAGGCAAAGATCCTAAAGAACCGTCTAAGAACAAGAAGGATGAGAAAGTTTCTGAAAAGAAAGCTAACGCAGAGAAGAAAGAAAAGACTTCTGAAAAGAAAGCTAACTTAGAGAAGAAGGAAAAGACTTCTGAAAAGAAGACAGTAGAAGAAAATACAGAAAAGAAAGAAACTTCTGAAAAGAAGAATAACAAGGCCAAGAAAGAGTCTGCAAAAACAAAGTAA
- a CDS encoding RNA degradosome polyphosphate kinase — protein MTKEELLKKAYVERDISWMYFNHRILQEAEKEYVPLLERLSFLGIYSNNLDEFFRVRVASLNRMLDQKLDKDTEQQIKKSLKTINKLNESYSKEYTEAVDTVFRELEVHKVRLLTEDQLNDEQKEFLTQFFYDKLNGSVNPIWLNEIDDLSTLEDNRIYLAVEKAEDDKKKKYAVVKVPDRVYGRWVKVPASDGFDNIMYLDDVIRYCLPLVFLGFKKSTYRAFSFKFTKDAEMEMDNDADFGTMEKIALGVNSRKKGEAVRVIYDQEMPKELQKKLRERLNTKELDASLAGGRYQNHKDLMSFPDCGHKELKYEKWAPIMKPEFLSNESILDQIREKDRFIHVPYHSFNGYIRVLREAATKPEVKAIKTTLYRLAKDSKVVKALITAARNGKKVTAVVELLARFDEESNIKWSKRMQEEGVNVIFGVEGLKIHSKLLYIESKKGNIACVGTGNFHEGNAKIYTDYLMMTARTKLVNEVAKVFDFIDRPFSPFRFNELLVSPNSMKSRILRMLDTEIKNANEGKEAWVKMKINHITDTDMVSKLYQASKAGVKIDIVIRGNCSLVPGIAKLSDNIRCVGIIDRYLEHSRILIFANGGKPRYFIGSADWMPRNLINRIEVLTPVYDEDMQADLLRTISYGMRDTMNGRVVDGKGGKEFVEGEPFRSQEELYKAYK, from the coding sequence ATGACCAAAGAAGAATTACTCAAAAAAGCATACGTAGAACGCGATATCAGTTGGATGTACTTCAACCATCGCATTCTGCAGGAAGCAGAGAAAGAGTACGTACCATTGTTGGAACGTCTCTCTTTCCTCGGTATTTATTCCAATAACCTTGACGAGTTCTTTCGTGTCCGCGTGGCATCACTCAACCGCATGCTCGACCAGAAGCTCGACAAGGATACCGAACAGCAAATTAAGAAATCACTTAAAACAATAAATAAACTCAATGAATCTTATTCGAAAGAATACACTGAGGCGGTGGATACGGTTTTCCGAGAGCTTGAAGTACACAAGGTTCGCCTGCTCACCGAAGACCAGCTCAACGACGAGCAGAAGGAGTTCCTTACACAGTTCTTCTACGACAAGCTCAATGGTTCTGTCAACCCTATCTGGCTCAACGAGATAGACGACCTCTCTACCCTGGAGGACAACCGCATCTACCTCGCCGTAGAAAAGGCTGAGGATGACAAGAAGAAGAAATATGCCGTAGTAAAGGTACCGGATAGAGTTTATGGACGCTGGGTAAAGGTGCCGGCAAGCGATGGCTTCGACAACATCATGTATCTGGACGATGTAATCAGATACTGTCTGCCACTGGTATTCCTCGGTTTCAAGAAGAGCACCTATCGTGCCTTCAGTTTCAAGTTTACCAAGGATGCCGAAATGGAGATGGACAATGATGCCGACTTCGGAACCATGGAGAAGATTGCACTGGGTGTAAACAGCCGTAAGAAGGGTGAAGCCGTGCGCGTAATCTACGACCAGGAGATGCCGAAGGAACTTCAGAAGAAGCTGCGTGAGCGATTGAACACCAAGGAGTTGGATGCTTCTCTGGCTGGCGGAAGATACCAGAACCACAAGGATCTGATGTCGTTCCCAGATTGCGGACACAAGGAACTGAAGTACGAGAAGTGGGCTCCTATCATGAAACCGGAATTCCTCTCAAACGAGAGCATCCTCGACCAGATTCGTGAGAAAGATCGCTTCATCCACGTACCCTACCATAGCTTCAACGGCTACATCCGTGTGCTCCGAGAGGCTGCTACCAAGCCAGAGGTAAAGGCAATCAAGACCACCCTCTATCGTCTGGCAAAGGATTCAAAGGTAGTAAAGGCGCTCATCACCGCTGCCCGCAACGGCAAGAAGGTAACAGCCGTAGTAGAACTTCTGGCACGTTTCGACGAGGAGAGCAACATCAAGTGGAGCAAGCGCATGCAGGAAGAAGGCGTAAACGTAATCTTCGGTGTAGAAGGACTGAAGATTCACTCCAAACTGCTCTATATCGAATCAAAGAAGGGCAACATCGCCTGCGTGGGAACCGGAAACTTCCACGAGGGCAACGCCAAGATCTATACCGACTATCTGATGATGACCGCCCGTACTAAGCTGGTAAACGAGGTGGCTAAGGTATTCGATTTCATCGACCGCCCATTCTCACCATTCCGCTTCAACGAGCTCCTCGTATCTCCAAACTCCATGAAGAGCCGCATCCTGCGCATGCTCGACACCGAAATCAAGAATGCCAACGAGGGCAAGGAGGCTTGGGTGAAGATGAAGATCAATCACATCACCGATACCGATATGGTTAGCAAACTCTATCAGGCTTCAAAGGCTGGCGTGAAGATAGACATCGTGATCCGTGGCAACTGTTCGCTGGTGCCAGGCATCGCCAAGCTCAGCGACAACATCCGCTGCGTGGGCATCATCGACCGCTATCTGGAGCACAGCCGCATCCTCATCTTTGCCAACGGAGGCAAGCCAAGATACTTCATCGGTTCTGCCGACTGGATGCCTAGAAACCTCATCAACCGCATCGAGGTACTCACCCCGGTATATGACGAGGATATGCAGGCAGACCTGCTCCGCACCATCTCCTATGGTATGAGAGATACGATGAACGGCCGAGTGGTAGATGGCAAGGGCGGCAAGGAATTTGTGGAAGGCGAACCATTCCGCAGTCAGGAAGAACTTTATAAAGCATATAAATAA